One window of the Archangium primigenium genome contains the following:
- the truD gene encoding tRNA pseudouridine(13) synthase TruD gives MTAPPDARRPRLTEDVPGCGGAFKLVPEDFEVEELPAYAPSGEGEHLFLWVEKRGRDTREVVKALSGALGVDEGDVGVAGMKDRQAITRQLLSVPARAEARLADFALEGVSVLWSKRHGNKLRTGHLKGNRFRLRLRGVRDVGAARESFSRLQTRGVPNYFGDQRFGREGDNADFGRLLLLGQRLPRRPDKFQRKLYLSAFQSRLFNRALVERLLAGTFDQALLGDVLRKEDTGGLFVSESVEVDGPRVAAFEVSPAGPLFGPKMTAAAGSVAEAEARLLVEAGVTPEDFRRGGDETQGGRRPYRVRLGGAELEAEGEDLRLTFELPKGSYATEILHELLKDG, from the coding sequence GTGACGGCGCCGCCCGACGCGCGGCGCCCCCGGTTGACCGAGGACGTGCCGGGGTGTGGCGGGGCCTTCAAGCTGGTGCCCGAGGACTTCGAGGTGGAGGAGCTGCCCGCCTACGCGCCGTCCGGCGAGGGCGAGCACCTGTTCCTCTGGGTGGAGAAGCGGGGCCGGGACACGCGCGAGGTGGTGAAGGCCTTGTCCGGCGCGCTCGGCGTGGACGAGGGCGACGTGGGCGTGGCGGGCATGAAGGATCGCCAGGCCATCACCCGCCAGCTCCTGTCCGTGCCCGCCCGGGCGGAGGCGCGCCTGGCCGACTTCGCGCTGGAGGGCGTGAGCGTGCTGTGGAGCAAGCGCCACGGCAACAAGCTGCGCACGGGGCACCTCAAGGGAAACCGCTTCCGGCTGCGCCTGCGCGGCGTGCGGGACGTGGGCGCGGCGCGCGAGTCCTTCTCCCGGCTCCAGACGCGGGGCGTGCCCAACTACTTCGGCGACCAGCGCTTCGGCCGCGAGGGCGACAACGCCGACTTCGGCCGCCTGCTGCTGCTCGGGCAGCGCCTGCCGCGCCGCCCGGACAAGTTCCAGCGCAAGCTCTACCTCTCCGCGTTCCAGTCCCGGCTGTTCAACCGCGCCCTGGTGGAGCGGCTGCTCGCGGGCACCTTCGACCAGGCGCTCCTGGGGGACGTGCTGCGCAAGGAGGACACGGGCGGCCTGTTCGTGTCCGAGTCCGTCGAGGTGGATGGGCCCCGGGTGGCCGCCTTCGAGGTGAGCCCGGCCGGGCCGCTCTTCGGGCCGAAGATGACCGCGGCGGCCGGCAGCGTGGCCGAGGCCGAGGCCCGGCTGCTCGTCGAGGCGGGTGTGACGCCCGAGGACTTCCGGCGCGGAGGCGATGAGACCCAGGGCGGGCGCAGGCCCTACCGGGTGCGGCTCGGGGGCGCGGAGCTGGAGGCCGAGGGCGAGGACCTGCGGCTCACCTTCGAGCTGCCCAAGGGCTCCTACGCCACGGAGATCCTCCACGAGCTGCTCAAGGACGGCTGA
- a CDS encoding DUF4388 domain-containing protein — translation MSQRFRIDGTHLVPDERATGPQAPSAPSPLSGRTGSYVLQSTSPDLLVFSRSPAEGGSVPTPRVVLSGDASGFPLADLIAFLSQARWSGIVRVQAPGGERSVVLREGEVRGATSDVAADRLGEVLVRLGYVDRAQLEAVLREQPPSKIGRTLVERGLLQAHDLFRCVTHQVSEIFHAIVLCREGSFFLVDQPVEDKLGHNIQLSTQSLLMDSIRKIDELAHFRKRIPHSRLHVMRKAPTFAKLEPDEDRVLNLVDGRRTVLELGQASRLSEFDVTKVLYGLMEGGFVGLSDKPQGAATPSLSGLPSVRPRSIMGIPVVRPSSTGLQAVRTTQSGLRSITSMQDASPMPEVGEVVRVFNRIFREIATEVSKQGLAREFIASANAALSGQALSSSPVLAGLAFAPDGSLSDARLIDAYAQHRTALGSEPMAAFRQALSDVMFFLLFQAGELLESRADEDLARRVKDMLTALGGT, via the coding sequence ATGAGTCAGCGCTTTCGCATCGACGGCACGCACCTGGTTCCCGACGAGCGCGCCACGGGGCCCCAGGCTCCCTCGGCGCCCTCACCCCTCTCCGGGCGCACGGGCTCGTACGTGCTGCAGTCCACGTCGCCCGACCTGCTCGTCTTCTCGCGCTCGCCCGCGGAGGGCGGCTCGGTGCCCACGCCCCGCGTGGTGCTCTCCGGCGATGCATCCGGCTTTCCCCTGGCCGACCTCATCGCCTTCCTGAGCCAGGCGCGCTGGAGCGGCATCGTGCGGGTGCAGGCCCCCGGCGGTGAGCGCTCGGTGGTGCTGCGCGAGGGCGAGGTGCGGGGCGCCACGTCGGACGTGGCGGCGGACCGGCTCGGAGAAGTGCTCGTGCGCCTGGGCTACGTGGACCGGGCCCAGCTGGAGGCCGTGCTGCGCGAGCAGCCGCCCTCCAAGATTGGCCGCACCCTGGTGGAGCGCGGCCTGTTGCAGGCGCATGACCTGTTCCGGTGCGTGACGCACCAGGTGAGCGAGATCTTCCACGCCATCGTGCTGTGCCGCGAGGGCAGCTTCTTCCTCGTGGATCAGCCCGTGGAGGACAAGCTCGGCCACAACATCCAGCTGTCCACGCAGAGCCTGCTCATGGACAGCATCCGGAAGATCGACGAGCTGGCGCACTTCCGCAAACGCATCCCCCACAGCCGCCTGCACGTGATGCGCAAGGCGCCCACCTTCGCCAAGCTCGAGCCCGACGAGGACCGGGTGCTCAACCTGGTGGACGGCCGGCGCACGGTGCTGGAGCTAGGCCAGGCGAGCCGCCTGTCCGAGTTCGACGTGACCAAGGTCCTCTACGGCCTGATGGAGGGCGGCTTCGTGGGGCTGTCGGACAAGCCCCAGGGCGCCGCCACGCCGTCCTTGTCCGGCCTGCCCTCGGTGCGCCCGCGCAGCATCATGGGCATCCCCGTGGTGCGCCCGTCCTCCACGGGGCTGCAGGCGGTGCGCACGACCCAGTCCGGCCTGCGCTCCATCACCTCGATGCAGGACGCGTCCCCGATGCCCGAGGTGGGCGAGGTGGTGCGCGTCTTCAACCGCATCTTCCGGGAGATCGCCACCGAGGTGTCCAAGCAAGGCCTGGCGCGCGAGTTCATCGCCTCGGCCAACGCGGCCCTGTCCGGCCAGGCGCTGTCGTCCTCGCCCGTGCTGGCGGGGCTCGCCTTCGCGCCGGATGGCAGCCTGTCGGATGCCCGGCTCATCGACGCCTACGCCCAGCACCGCACCGCCCTGGGCTCCGAGCCCATGGCCGCCTTCCGCCAGGCGCTCAGCGACGTGATGTTCTTCCTACTGTTCCAGGCGGGGGAGCTGCTCGAGTCGCGCGCGGACGAGGACCTGGCCCGGCGGGTGAAGGACATGCTCACCGCGCTGGGGGGCACGTGA
- a CDS encoding thioredoxin domain-containing protein: MLSARRPRLLLALTLALTAACSQIAEAAPPPPTAPKPAAPAQAPGGPGGSSGGASSLTGIPGMDFSSLSPSAQRELSTVFSDEFCYCGCPHTLGQCLRAHTGCSHAKRMARLSAKQAAAGVPATDIIVSLSEYYAAFRAPRQKLEVDPRMCQGDAKAPVTLVEFSDFECPYCGKARPVLEAFAKKNAARVRFCNVPFPLPMHTNAVPAGQAVLWARDQGKYWEMHDALFENAQKLSIPVMVELANKIGLKGAELQKALQAGTYAKELDKYKSMGNAANIRGTPSLFFNGRFYDIQVGITEDVLTHSLEDEIEWRTHNNAWAAD, translated from the coding sequence GTGCTCTCCGCCCGCCGCCCCCGACTCCTCCTGGCGCTCACCCTGGCGCTGACCGCCGCCTGTTCCCAGATCGCCGAGGCCGCGCCTCCGCCGCCCACCGCGCCCAAGCCGGCCGCCCCGGCCCAGGCCCCTGGGGGCCCTGGTGGCTCCTCGGGCGGGGCCTCGTCCCTCACGGGCATTCCGGGCATGGACTTCTCGTCCCTGTCGCCTTCCGCCCAGCGCGAGCTGTCCACCGTCTTCTCCGACGAGTTCTGCTACTGCGGCTGCCCCCACACGCTCGGCCAGTGCCTGCGCGCCCACACCGGGTGCTCGCACGCCAAGCGCATGGCGCGGCTGTCGGCCAAGCAGGCCGCCGCGGGCGTGCCGGCCACGGACATCATCGTCTCCCTGTCCGAGTACTACGCCGCCTTCCGCGCCCCCCGGCAGAAGCTCGAGGTGGACCCGCGCATGTGCCAGGGCGACGCCAAGGCGCCCGTGACGCTCGTGGAGTTCTCCGACTTCGAGTGCCCGTACTGCGGCAAGGCCCGGCCGGTGCTGGAGGCCTTCGCCAAGAAGAACGCCGCGCGGGTGCGCTTCTGCAACGTGCCCTTCCCGCTGCCCATGCACACCAACGCCGTGCCCGCGGGCCAGGCGGTGCTCTGGGCGCGCGACCAGGGCAAGTACTGGGAGATGCACGACGCGCTCTTCGAGAACGCGCAGAAGCTGTCCATCCCGGTGATGGTGGAGCTGGCCAACAAGATCGGGCTCAAGGGCGCCGAGCTGCAGAAGGCGCTCCAGGCGGGCACCTACGCCAAGGAGCTGGACAAGTACAAGTCCATGGGCAACGCGGCGAACATCCGCGGCACGCCGAGCCTCTTCTTCAACGGCCGCTTCTACGACATCCAGGTGGGCATCACCGAGGACGTGCTCACCCACTCGCTCGAGGACGAGATCGAGTGGCGCACGCACAACAACGCCTGGGCCGCGGACTGA
- a CDS encoding asparaginase, producing the protein MPRILLLHTGGTLGMAGGRPSALRPAAFFKTLKSRCPELFQLADIELELFSNLDSSEMQPELWSRLAAHLHRRLPEFDGAVVTHGTDTLAHTASALSFMLPGLPKPVVMTGAQRPLGEIRSDARLNLIDAVLSALQGPPEVSICFDSHLYRGNRTRKVKVAEYDAFDSPNFPRLGTLGVEATFAPGLRQKGPFRLRERLESRVFLLKVYPGLDPALPLALLPHVRGLVVEAYGAGNFPIAPDLGRSLLPLFRQARERDVPVLVVTQAHHNGVDLSLYEAGAAALAEGALSGGDMTPAAALAKLMHGLAYYPDRVARARYIETASVGEMTEPGTNVQPSPVKKSKRAR; encoded by the coding sequence ATGCCCAGAATCCTCCTGCTGCACACCGGCGGCACCCTGGGGATGGCCGGTGGCCGCCCGTCCGCGCTGCGTCCCGCCGCCTTCTTCAAGACGCTCAAGTCGCGCTGCCCGGAGCTCTTCCAGCTCGCCGACATCGAGCTGGAGCTGTTCTCCAACCTGGACAGTTCGGAGATGCAACCCGAGCTGTGGAGTCGGCTCGCCGCCCACCTGCACCGCCGCCTGCCCGAGTTCGATGGCGCCGTGGTGACGCACGGCACCGACACGCTCGCCCACACCGCCAGCGCCCTGTCCTTCATGCTGCCCGGGCTGCCCAAGCCGGTGGTGATGACGGGCGCCCAGCGGCCCCTCGGGGAGATCCGCTCGGACGCGCGGCTCAACCTCATCGACGCGGTGCTCTCCGCCCTCCAGGGCCCGCCCGAGGTGAGCATCTGCTTCGACTCCCACCTCTACCGGGGCAACCGCACCCGCAAGGTGAAGGTGGCCGAGTACGACGCCTTCGACAGCCCCAACTTCCCCCGGCTGGGTACGCTCGGGGTGGAGGCGACCTTCGCTCCGGGTCTGCGTCAGAAGGGGCCCTTCCGCCTGCGCGAGCGGCTGGAGTCGCGGGTCTTCCTCCTCAAGGTCTACCCGGGCCTGGACCCCGCCCTGCCCCTGGCGCTGCTGCCGCACGTGCGGGGGCTCGTCGTGGAGGCGTACGGCGCGGGCAACTTCCCCATCGCGCCGGACCTGGGCCGCTCGCTCCTGCCCCTCTTCCGCCAGGCGCGCGAGCGCGACGTGCCCGTGCTGGTGGTCACCCAGGCGCACCACAACGGCGTGGACCTGTCGCTCTACGAGGCGGGCGCGGCGGCGCTCGCCGAGGGGGCCCTGAGCGGCGGGGACATGACGCCCGCGGCGGCCCTGGCCAAGCTCATGCACGGGCTCGCGTACTACCCGGACCGTGTGGCCCGGGCCCGCTACATCGAGACGGCGAGTGTCGGCGAAATGACCGAACCCGGCACCAATGTTCAGCCCTCACCGGTCAAAAAGTCGAAGCGCGCGCGTTAG
- a CDS encoding GGDEF domain-containing protein — protein sequence MSDEKTAVHSISDLLGTAAPQQSAYLIVISAKVASGIGRMFKLDRSETVLGRSMDAQFQVEDDGISRKHAKVVSLGDGRFQLVDLGSTNGTFLNGLKVSAAPLYDGDKIQIGSNTVLKFSIQDQLEEAYQRSIYESATRDGLTRLYNKKYFMETIRKEFAYCLRHRVALSLVMFDVDYFKKINDVYGHPAGDYVLTRIAQRVSDTVRTEDLLARYGGEEFALMLRESAEEQALSCAERCRAAVDRTDFIFSGTPIKVTISLGVATLHDSDYTQAEEIIGAADKYLYRAKRAGRNRVDGKAISGP from the coding sequence ATGTCCGACGAGAAGACCGCCGTCCATTCGATCTCGGACCTGCTGGGGACCGCCGCGCCCCAGCAGAGCGCGTACCTCATCGTCATCAGCGCGAAGGTGGCGTCCGGCATTGGCCGGATGTTCAAGCTGGATCGCTCGGAGACGGTGCTCGGCCGCAGCATGGATGCGCAGTTCCAGGTGGAGGACGACGGCATCTCGCGCAAGCACGCCAAGGTGGTGTCGCTCGGGGATGGCCGCTTCCAGCTCGTGGACCTGGGCAGCACCAACGGCACCTTCCTCAACGGCCTCAAGGTCAGCGCCGCGCCCCTCTATGACGGGGACAAGATCCAGATCGGCTCGAACACCGTGCTCAAGTTCTCCATCCAGGATCAACTGGAGGAGGCCTACCAGCGCAGCATCTACGAGTCGGCCACGCGCGACGGGCTCACGCGCCTGTACAACAAGAAGTACTTCATGGAGACCATCCGCAAGGAGTTCGCCTACTGCCTGCGCCACCGGGTGGCCCTGTCCCTGGTGATGTTCGACGTGGACTACTTCAAGAAGATCAACGACGTGTACGGGCACCCGGCGGGCGACTACGTGCTCACGCGCATCGCCCAGCGGGTGAGCGACACGGTGCGCACCGAGGACTTGCTGGCGCGCTACGGCGGCGAGGAGTTCGCCCTCATGCTGCGCGAGTCCGCCGAGGAGCAGGCGCTCTCGTGCGCCGAGCGGTGCCGCGCGGCGGTGGACCGCACCGACTTCATCTTCAGCGGCACGCCCATCAAGGTGACCATCAGCCTGGGCGTGGCCACCCTGCACGACTCGGACTACACCCAGGCCGAGGAGATCATCGGCGCGGCGGACAAGTACCTCTACCGGGCCAAGCGCGCGGGCCGCAACCGCGTGGACGGCAAGGCCATCAGCGGCCCCTGA
- a CDS encoding GGDEF domain-containing protein — protein MKMTRAVVVEPKAAGRRKLKEGLERAGLTVHAAAEWEAPASPAQLVVLGPSVENAAKVARGVRQHSPRALVLAAQETPGKAGYADGVLPLPVSARDLQARLPELVKLRALEAGAPARKARPAPAAEPVRGGSDALLDPFTQFYAFSHFKDFVFVEVKRSRRYGLPLAIALVAFDPLPVQAGRALREQLYGGLALAIRRALRDTDFPVQYSADRVLLLLPHTDLAGALTVSRRVCERVARASLAFDEQVLRPTVSVGLAALSPGGEGAFSDLVRQAQRSLEAARSAGGNRVEMLAETPGLESEDEAAE, from the coding sequence ATGAAGATGACACGAGCCGTCGTCGTGGAGCCGAAGGCAGCCGGGCGTCGCAAGCTGAAGGAGGGCCTGGAGCGGGCGGGGCTCACGGTGCACGCGGCGGCGGAGTGGGAGGCGCCCGCATCGCCGGCGCAGCTGGTGGTGTTGGGGCCCTCGGTGGAGAACGCCGCGAAGGTGGCGCGGGGCGTGCGCCAGCACTCGCCGCGGGCGCTCGTGCTGGCCGCGCAGGAGACGCCGGGCAAGGCGGGCTACGCGGACGGGGTGCTGCCCCTGCCCGTGTCCGCGAGGGACTTGCAGGCGCGGCTGCCGGAGCTCGTGAAGCTGCGCGCGCTCGAGGCCGGGGCGCCCGCGCGCAAGGCCCGTCCCGCGCCGGCCGCCGAGCCCGTGCGCGGCGGCTCGGACGCGCTGTTGGATCCCTTCACCCAGTTCTACGCCTTCTCGCACTTCAAGGACTTCGTCTTCGTGGAGGTGAAGCGCTCGCGGCGCTACGGGCTGCCGCTGGCCATCGCCCTGGTGGCGTTCGATCCGCTGCCCGTGCAGGCGGGGCGCGCGCTGCGCGAGCAGCTCTATGGAGGGCTGGCGCTGGCCATCCGCCGCGCGCTGCGCGACACGGACTTCCCCGTGCAGTACTCGGCCGACCGCGTGTTGTTGCTGCTGCCGCACACCGACCTGGCCGGCGCGCTCACGGTGTCCCGGCGCGTGTGCGAGCGCGTGGCGCGCGCGAGCCTGGCCTTCGACGAGCAGGTGCTGCGGCCCACCGTGTCCGTGGGCCTGGCGGCGCTCTCGCCGGGCGGGGAGGGCGCGTTCTCGGACCTGGTGCGCCAGGCGCAGCGCTCGCTGGAGGCGGCGCGCTCGGCGGGGGGCAACCGGGTGGAGATGCTCGCGGAGACGCCGGGCCTGGAGTCCGAGGACGAGGCCGCGGAGTGA
- a CDS encoding HEAT repeat domain-containing protein, with the protein MSPTLLLLLLLTASPTGGQGTAGCWTACQRHVRDQDLRGRVCRLCITAGRGDAWMEALAGAKADPHAQAALRSALTDPDWRVRWGALRVQARGSGQSEPRTLADWVAEAPAADEVAACVTAARAAALSGQSTAPFLKEAGARGPEAAARVWGRRDAVRQVLEVEVYAEAPAPRGEALLHLATFLGQSPARVLLAAMARRPESADAAAASALLWVADKRGPSVGRMLLLEARPEDQLLINRLFAVYSTQLEALGKGLASSDLTERRGAVQTLRQYGPLARKELERALSDSDAVVRRTAARGLAESEGLTLEEAAARGIREASADRARRRVWMEAAAVGTGCEDFLLAMARDTGVDAASRGDAVAALVDCDARRGERFELLSPFLRDAQAPVRAGAVRALAMPRSRLGDEAVAAALEDPAPEVAAAALRVVGEQRQKHHADTVVALLTSTSAEVREAAVRAVERFGRAQDIKPLAQVLQTDPTAAVRVAAAEALGALGGPFAASALSQALKDSDAHVQHVARRNLARLGFSP; encoded by the coding sequence ATGAGCCCCACCTTGCTGTTGCTGCTCCTGCTGACGGCCAGTCCGACCGGTGGTCAGGGGACGGCGGGCTGCTGGACGGCCTGCCAGCGCCACGTGCGCGATCAGGATCTGCGCGGCCGGGTCTGCCGCCTGTGCATCACCGCGGGCCGGGGGGATGCCTGGATGGAGGCGCTGGCGGGGGCCAAGGCGGACCCCCACGCCCAGGCGGCGCTGCGCTCGGCCCTGACGGATCCGGACTGGCGGGTGCGCTGGGGGGCCCTGCGGGTCCAGGCCCGGGGCAGCGGCCAGAGCGAGCCGAGGACCCTGGCGGACTGGGTGGCCGAGGCCCCCGCCGCGGACGAGGTGGCCGCGTGTGTGACGGCGGCGCGGGCCGCGGCCCTGTCCGGGCAGTCCACCGCCCCCTTCCTCAAGGAGGCGGGGGCGCGGGGCCCGGAGGCCGCCGCGCGGGTGTGGGGCCGGCGCGACGCCGTGCGGCAGGTGCTGGAGGTGGAGGTCTACGCCGAGGCGCCCGCGCCCCGGGGCGAGGCGCTCCTGCACCTGGCCACCTTCCTCGGCCAGAGCCCGGCGCGCGTCCTGCTCGCGGCCATGGCCCGGCGCCCCGAGTCCGCCGATGCCGCCGCCGCCTCCGCGCTCCTGTGGGTGGCCGACAAGCGCGGGCCCTCGGTGGGCCGCATGCTGCTCTTGGAGGCGCGGCCCGAGGATCAGCTCCTCATCAACCGCCTGTTCGCCGTGTACTCCACGCAGTTGGAGGCGCTGGGCAAGGGGCTCGCCTCGTCCGACCTCACCGAGCGGCGAGGGGCGGTGCAGACCCTGCGTCAATATGGTCCGCTCGCGCGCAAGGAACTGGAGCGCGCCCTGTCGGACTCGGACGCCGTCGTGCGCCGCACGGCGGCCCGGGGGCTCGCCGAGTCCGAGGGCCTGACGCTCGAGGAGGCCGCGGCCCGGGGGATCCGGGAGGCCTCGGCGGACCGTGCCCGCAGGCGCGTCTGGATGGAGGCCGCCGCGGTGGGCACGGGGTGCGAGGACTTCCTGCTCGCCATGGCCCGGGACACGGGGGTGGACGCGGCCTCGCGGGGCGACGCGGTGGCGGCGCTCGTCGATTGCGACGCGCGGCGGGGCGAGCGCTTCGAGCTGCTGTCTCCCTTCTTGCGCGATGCCCAGGCCCCGGTGCGCGCGGGCGCGGTGCGCGCCCTGGCCATGCCCCGCTCGCGCCTGGGGGACGAGGCCGTCGCCGCCGCGCTCGAGGATCCCGCCCCCGAGGTCGCCGCCGCCGCCCTGCGGGTGGTGGGCGAGCAGCGCCAGAAACACCATGCGGACACCGTGGTGGCCCTGCTCACCTCGACGTCCGCCGAGGTGCGCGAGGCCGCCGTGCGGGCCGTGGAGCGCTTCGGCCGGGCCCAGGACATCAAGCCGCTCGCCCAGGTGCTCCAGACGGACCCCACGGCCGCCGTCCGGGTGGCCGCCGCCGAGGCCCTGGGCGCGCTGGGCGGCCCCTTCGCGGCCTCCGCGCTCAGCCAGGCGCTCAAGGATTCCGATGCCCACGTGCAACATGTCGCGCGACGCAACCTCGCCCGCCTCGGCTTCTCCCCCTAG
- the rpsU gene encoding 30S ribosomal protein S21 has product MPGIRVKDGESIESALKRFKKATEKAGILSEIRKREHYEKPSVKRKKKALAAKKRAVKKARKTY; this is encoded by the coding sequence ATGCCCGGCATTCGAGTCAAGGACGGCGAGTCCATCGAAAGCGCCCTCAAGCGCTTCAAGAAGGCCACCGAGAAGGCTGGAATTCTCTCCGAGATCCGCAAGCGCGAGCACTACGAGAAGCCTTCCGTGAAGCGGAAGAAGAAGGCTCTCGCGGCCAAGAAGCGCGCGGTGAAGAAGGCGCGCAAGACGTACTAG
- a CDS encoding GatB/YqeY domain-containing protein yields the protein MATLKERIDAELKDAMRAKQELKLSVLRMLKSAIKYKEVEPGASALDDAGVFQVIGSLIKQRRDSVEQFKAGGQAEMAAKEESEIAILQGYLPQQLTADELRAEVQAAIDESGARSPKEMGAVMKILSPKLQGRAEGRAISEEVKSQLAKLSS from the coding sequence ATGGCCACCCTCAAGGAGCGGATCGACGCGGAGCTGAAGGACGCGATGCGGGCCAAGCAGGAGCTCAAGCTCAGCGTGCTGCGCATGCTCAAGAGCGCCATCAAGTACAAGGAAGTGGAGCCGGGCGCCTCCGCGCTGGATGACGCCGGCGTCTTCCAGGTGATCGGCAGCCTCATCAAGCAGCGCCGCGACTCGGTCGAGCAGTTCAAGGCCGGCGGCCAGGCCGAGATGGCCGCCAAGGAGGAGAGCGAGATCGCCATCCTCCAGGGCTACCTGCCCCAGCAGCTCACCGCCGACGAGCTGCGCGCCGAGGTCCAGGCCGCCATCGACGAGTCCGGCGCCCGGAGCCCCAAGGAGATGGGCGCCGTGATGAAGATCCTCAGCCCCAAGCTGCAGGGCCGCGCCGAGGGCCGCGCCATCTCCGAGGAAGTGAAGAGCCAGCTGGCCAAGCTGTCCTCCTGA
- the dnaG gene encoding DNA primase, translated as MIPEHKIQEVLDRVDLVNLVSRYVELKKAGREFKGRCPFHQEKTPSFYVIPEKRFYFCHGCRASGDAVSFVQRYLGKTFIDAIRDLAREVGVDLEAAQDPGARERQQLKEATDLAAEHFRSLLWEDEGRLAREYLQSRGISDDTARAFGLGWAPSAWTSLADKFTKAGMIEWGLLAGLVSRRQKGEGYYDFFRGRLIVPIRAPEGRPIAFGARLVEAQEGPKYLNSRESRLYNKSETLFGMDQARDEIRRRKAAVLVEGYFDCIALHQEGVKHTVALCSTALTPGHLKVLTRAEARELYLLLDGDQAGLNAVERLAGPLLAAGAAAKVALLPEGDDPDVFIRREGSAGLERLLTEARPLTNHVFSTVLPQGKDASFEEKMAALERLKPVSAQLPVGLVRSAFFAALSAWSGLPAPELESSLRAKAPPPPPAAPQARPGSGGPARGPGAPPARPAPPVKPPDALESLYVAAILREPRLLSRDVFRVHDDLSHAGLRMVLAHATSGHGVEDALFEAHDTLKRAVEAAMRQLASQQGSALEHYFLQLCRSIKLRRIKQQLDYIGRVTSQTAGAMDLSEETKQLFVQRMELLALEKRVKEETPSSPMGTKSPMQPV; from the coding sequence GTGATCCCCGAGCACAAGATCCAGGAGGTTCTCGACCGGGTGGACCTGGTGAACCTCGTCTCGCGCTACGTGGAGCTCAAGAAGGCCGGGCGCGAGTTCAAGGGCCGCTGCCCCTTCCACCAGGAGAAGACGCCCTCCTTCTACGTCATCCCGGAGAAGCGCTTCTACTTCTGCCACGGGTGCCGGGCGAGCGGCGACGCCGTGTCCTTCGTGCAGCGCTACCTCGGCAAGACGTTCATCGACGCCATCCGCGACCTCGCCCGCGAGGTGGGCGTGGACCTGGAGGCCGCCCAGGACCCGGGCGCCCGCGAGCGGCAGCAGCTCAAGGAGGCCACGGACCTGGCCGCCGAGCACTTCCGCTCGCTCTTGTGGGAGGACGAGGGCCGTCTGGCCCGGGAGTACCTCCAGAGCCGCGGCATCTCCGACGACACCGCCCGCGCGTTCGGCCTCGGGTGGGCCCCCAGCGCCTGGACGTCGCTCGCGGACAAGTTCACCAAGGCCGGAATGATCGAGTGGGGCCTGCTCGCGGGCCTCGTGTCGCGGCGCCAGAAGGGCGAGGGCTACTACGACTTCTTCCGCGGTCGCCTCATCGTCCCCATCCGCGCCCCCGAGGGTCGGCCCATCGCCTTCGGCGCCCGCCTGGTGGAAGCGCAGGAGGGCCCCAAGTACCTCAACTCGCGCGAGTCCCGGCTCTACAACAAGAGCGAGACGCTCTTCGGCATGGATCAAGCGCGCGACGAGATCCGCCGCCGCAAGGCCGCCGTGCTCGTGGAGGGCTACTTCGACTGCATCGCCCTGCACCAGGAGGGGGTGAAGCACACCGTGGCCCTCTGCTCCACGGCCCTCACCCCCGGCCACCTCAAGGTCCTCACCCGCGCCGAGGCCCGCGAGCTCTACCTGCTGCTGGACGGAGACCAGGCCGGCCTCAATGCCGTCGAGCGCCTGGCCGGCCCCCTGCTCGCCGCGGGCGCCGCCGCCAAGGTGGCGCTGCTGCCCGAGGGGGATGATCCCGACGTCTTCATCCGCCGCGAGGGGTCCGCGGGGCTCGAGCGCCTGCTCACCGAGGCCCGGCCGCTCACCAATCACGTCTTCTCCACCGTGCTGCCCCAGGGCAAGGACGCCTCGTTCGAGGAGAAGATGGCCGCGCTGGAGCGCCTCAAGCCCGTGTCCGCGCAGCTGCCCGTGGGGCTCGTGCGCTCGGCGTTCTTCGCCGCCCTGAGCGCCTGGAGCGGCCTGCCCGCCCCCGAGCTGGAGTCCTCCCTGCGCGCCAAGGCGCCCCCGCCGCCCCCCGCCGCCCCCCAGGCCCGTCCGGGGTCCGGCGGCCCGGCCCGGGGCCCCGGAGCGCCCCCCGCCCGTCCGGCCCCGCCCGTGAAGCCCCCGGACGCCCTGGAGTCGCTCTACGTGGCCGCCATCCTGCGCGAGCCCCGGCTCCTCTCCCGGGACGTCTTCCGCGTCCATGACGACCTGTCGCATGCCGGCCTGCGCATGGTGCTCGCCCATGCCACCTCGGGCCATGGCGTCGAGGACGCCCTCTTCGAGGCCCACGACACGCTCAAGCGCGCCGTGGAAGCCGCCATGCGCCAGCTCGCCTCCCAGCAGGGCTCCGCCCTGGAGCACTACTTCCTGCAGCTCTGTCGCTCCATCAAGCTGCGCCGCATCAAGCAGCAGCTGGACTACATCGGCCGGGTGACCAGCCAGACAGCCGGCGCGATGGACCTCTCGGAGGAGACGAAGCAGCTGTTTGTTCAACGCATGGAGCTGTTGGCCCTGGAAAAACGGGTGAAGGAGGAGACCCCCTCCTCGCCCATGGGAACAAAGTCCCCCATGCAACCGGTTTGA